In Ilumatobacter fluminis, the following proteins share a genomic window:
- a CDS encoding collagen-binding domain-containing protein → MTLPEVVIVIALLGIITAVVVGAVTVVFRSEDGIANTVAETHDVQQAVNYFPLDVQSGPIEVAAYETAPNAIEAGCGDASATNVVSFESGDRRIAYLSTTEGTVASLDRFECEPSGSGWTVASSANIADSLDASNGSPVEVTIVPESSDASIVDEVVMRFTQDVDTPAVIASPNADVLLDPEVLSGTCATDNPVAAAYDFGAFVETDVHIAGGMIEGPLATGGTLTWTPNTTVAQAKANAKYHGVGLYVGSIGWGTSATKLAVFKGDIVIGGPAYESSKKVYRDASTAGQYVEMNGGAKFVPLSSYANPLDFTAAFDELRACSGAIASLPASCTNCAHEVTILDPDRPSPNNQYVPGSSSKMKLDISGPGGNILNLPESYISSSTVQEFSHQGGLSQSKPLIVNVIDDGDGVVNFSVPSSSWQNLGSQKNVLVNFPNATTVNFTNRFNGAVLAPFADVTTGQEFSGSVIASSWTHTGGTVHNDKDPFDGNIDFDS, encoded by the coding sequence ATGACGTTGCCCGAAGTCGTGATCGTCATTGCCCTGCTCGGCATCATCACGGCGGTCGTCGTCGGCGCCGTCACCGTGGTGTTTCGCAGCGAGGACGGCATTGCCAATACCGTCGCCGAGACCCACGACGTGCAACAGGCAGTGAACTACTTCCCGCTCGACGTGCAGTCCGGCCCGATCGAGGTCGCTGCCTACGAGACGGCACCGAACGCCATCGAAGCCGGTTGTGGAGATGCATCGGCGACGAATGTGGTGTCGTTCGAGAGTGGCGACCGGCGGATTGCCTATCTCTCGACGACGGAGGGCACGGTCGCATCACTCGATCGGTTCGAGTGCGAGCCGTCGGGCTCCGGGTGGACCGTCGCCTCGTCCGCGAACATCGCTGACTCGCTGGACGCATCGAACGGCTCGCCGGTCGAGGTCACGATCGTCCCAGAGTCGTCTGACGCCTCGATCGTCGACGAGGTCGTGATGCGCTTCACGCAGGACGTCGATACCCCCGCTGTGATCGCGAGTCCGAACGCGGACGTCCTGCTCGACCCGGAGGTGCTCAGCGGGACGTGCGCGACCGACAATCCGGTCGCCGCGGCATACGACTTCGGGGCGTTCGTCGAGACCGACGTCCACATCGCAGGCGGCATGATCGAGGGACCGCTGGCCACCGGTGGCACCCTCACCTGGACGCCGAATACGACCGTGGCCCAGGCGAAGGCCAATGCGAAGTACCACGGCGTCGGGCTGTATGTCGGTTCGATCGGCTGGGGCACCTCGGCGACGAAGCTCGCAGTGTTCAAGGGGGACATCGTGATCGGCGGCCCGGCCTACGAGTCGAGCAAGAAGGTCTACCGAGACGCTTCGACTGCAGGCCAATACGTCGAGATGAACGGCGGCGCCAAGTTCGTGCCGCTTTCCTCATATGCCAACCCGCTCGACTTCACGGCGGCGTTCGACGAGCTTCGCGCATGCTCGGGCGCGATCGCGTCGCTGCCTGCGTCGTGCACGAACTGCGCCCACGAAGTGACGATTCTCGACCCTGACCGGCCATCCCCGAACAACCAGTACGTGCCCGGCTCAAGCTCCAAGATGAAGCTCGACATCTCGGGGCCAGGGGGCAACATCCTCAACCTGCCCGAGAGCTACATCTCGTCCAGCACCGTCCAGGAGTTCAGCCACCAAGGTGGACTCTCCCAGTCCAAGCCGCTCATCGTGAACGTGATCGATGACGGTGACGGCGTGGTCAACTTTTCGGTTCCGAGTTCGTCGTGGCAGAACCTGGGGAGTCAGAAGAACGTGCTCGTCAACTTCCCGAACGCAACAACGGTGAACTTCACCAACCGGTTCAACGGCGCCGTCCTGGCCCCGTTCGCCGATGTCACCACCGGCCAGGAATTCTCCGGTTCCGTCATCGCCAGCTCGTGGACGCACACCGGCGGCACCGTCCACAACGACAAGGACCCGTTCGATGGAAACATCGACTTCGACAGCTGA
- the argS gene encoding arginine--tRNA ligase — protein MADPLSLVNDLLAPVFADIAGAPADPVVRPSDRADAQVNGALPLAKQLGTNPREIAQRVVDSGALQTVCTDVEIAGPGFINLTFDDAFLAAELGAIAVGDRLGIVADPHPRTVVIDYSAPNVAKEMHAGHLRTTVIGDALVRMLEFAGHTVIRENHIGDWGRPFGMLIEHLLDIGEDVAAEGMQQGDLDGFYKAANAKFADDEEFQARSRDRVVKLQSYDPETIALWERLVEMSTAYFNQVYDKLDVLLTDDDLMGESVYQPKMQETIDRLRSAELLEESDGATVVFPPGFTNRDNEPLPLIVQARTGGFNYATSDLTCVIDRVERLGADLLLYVVGAPQAQHLQMVFEVAKMAGWLEPPAEAVHVSFGSVLGEDRKMLRSRSGDAVKLVELLDEAVERAAAAVAEKNPDLDDAERDEVARTIGIGAVKYADLSTDRIKDYVFDWDRMLAFEGNTAPYLQYAHARICSIFRRAEVDRTSVRSTEIALGEPPERELAKRLLAYPSALDDTLATYSPHKLCTYLFDLAQDFMSFYEHCPVMKADEPVRSSRLALSDLTARTLEHGLGLLGITAPEAM, from the coding sequence GTGGCCGACCCGCTTTCGCTCGTCAACGACCTGCTCGCACCCGTGTTCGCCGACATCGCCGGCGCGCCCGCCGATCCGGTGGTGCGACCGAGCGACCGTGCCGACGCCCAGGTGAACGGCGCACTGCCGCTCGCCAAGCAGCTCGGCACGAACCCGCGTGAGATCGCCCAGCGGGTCGTCGACTCCGGGGCGCTGCAGACGGTGTGCACCGACGTCGAGATCGCCGGTCCCGGCTTCATCAACCTGACGTTCGACGACGCATTCCTCGCCGCCGAACTGGGCGCCATCGCCGTCGGCGACCGCCTCGGCATCGTCGCCGACCCACACCCGCGCACCGTCGTCATCGACTACTCGGCGCCCAACGTCGCCAAGGAGATGCACGCCGGCCACCTCCGCACCACCGTCATCGGCGATGCCCTCGTCCGGATGCTCGAGTTCGCCGGTCACACCGTCATCCGCGAGAACCACATCGGCGACTGGGGTCGCCCGTTCGGCATGCTCATCGAGCACCTCCTCGACATCGGCGAAGACGTCGCTGCCGAAGGGATGCAGCAGGGTGATCTCGACGGCTTCTACAAGGCCGCCAACGCCAAGTTCGCCGACGACGAGGAGTTCCAGGCCCGGTCACGCGACCGGGTGGTCAAGCTGCAGAGCTACGACCCCGAGACGATTGCGCTCTGGGAACGGCTCGTCGAGATGTCGACGGCCTACTTCAACCAGGTCTACGACAAACTCGACGTGCTGCTGACCGACGACGACCTGATGGGGGAGAGCGTCTACCAGCCGAAGATGCAGGAGACGATCGACCGGCTCCGCAGCGCAGAACTGCTCGAGGAGAGCGACGGCGCGACCGTCGTGTTCCCGCCCGGGTTCACCAACCGTGACAACGAGCCGCTCCCGCTGATCGTCCAGGCTCGCACCGGCGGCTTCAACTACGCCACGAGCGACCTCACGTGCGTGATCGATCGCGTCGAACGGCTCGGAGCCGATCTGCTGCTGTACGTGGTCGGCGCGCCGCAGGCCCAGCATCTCCAGATGGTCTTCGAGGTCGCCAAGATGGCCGGCTGGCTCGAACCCCCGGCCGAGGCGGTCCACGTGTCGTTCGGATCCGTGCTCGGCGAGGATCGCAAGATGCTGCGGAGTCGCTCGGGCGACGCCGTCAAGCTCGTCGAGTTGCTGGACGAGGCGGTCGAGCGCGCCGCCGCTGCCGTGGCGGAGAAGAACCCCGACCTCGACGACGCCGAGCGCGACGAGGTCGCTCGCACGATCGGCATCGGTGCGGTGAAGTACGCCGACCTGTCGACCGACCGCATCAAGGACTACGTGTTCGATTGGGATCGGATGCTCGCGTTCGAGGGCAACACGGCGCCGTACCTGCAGTACGCGCACGCCCGCATCTGCTCGATCTTCCGGCGGGCCGAGGTCGATCGCACCAGCGTCCGGTCGACCGAGATCGCACTCGGCGAGCCGCCCGAGCGCGAGCTCGCGAAGCGTCTTCTGGCCTACCCGTCGGCGCTCGACGACACGCTGGCGACCTACTCGCCCCACAAGCTCTGCACGTACCTGTTCGACCTTGCGCAGGACTTCATGAGCTTCTACGAACACTGCCCCGTCATGAAGGCCGACGAGCCGGTTCGGAGCAGTCGCTTGGCGTTGAGCGACCTGACGGCGCGCACCCTCGAGCACGGCCTGGGCTTGCTCGGCATCACGGCGCCTGAGGCGATGTAG
- the lysA gene encoding diaminopimelate decarboxylase, whose protein sequence is MSVLPRHLLPDNAAVADDGWLTIGGCSVRDLAAEFGTPLFVYDEEHLRARCREAVEAFGHGNAYYASKAFLCKAMARLAYDEGMKLDVATGGELHIAISAGVPAPACALHGNNKSVAELRMAIEHRVGHIVVDSFDELDRIDALMAEEVGPTPKVLLRITPGVEAHTHEFISTGQDDSKFGFNLANGDALRAVERARRSSSVELVGLHCHIGSNVFVASSFGKAAEVMANFAAPFDLPELVLGGGLGVPYVEGEEAPTLTQWGNVLRDACDALGVRSRVGVEPGRSIVAVAAITVYTLGTIKPIPGVRTYYSVDGGMSDNPRPVLYGSGYESFLPRAPFADRTAEGRLVGKHCESGDVLLREARLPADAAVGDLVATPVTGAYGRSMGSNYNQITRPPVVFVRDGDARLVIRRETFDDLLATDVGH, encoded by the coding sequence GTGAGCGTGTTGCCCCGCCATCTGTTGCCCGATAACGCTGCGGTCGCCGACGACGGCTGGCTCACGATCGGCGGCTGCTCGGTCCGTGACCTCGCCGCCGAGTTCGGCACCCCGCTGTTCGTCTACGACGAGGAGCATCTGAGAGCCCGCTGCCGTGAAGCGGTCGAGGCGTTCGGCCACGGCAACGCCTACTACGCCTCGAAGGCGTTTCTCTGCAAGGCCATGGCCCGGCTCGCGTACGACGAGGGGATGAAGCTCGATGTCGCCACCGGCGGTGAGCTGCACATCGCGATCTCGGCCGGTGTGCCCGCCCCGGCCTGCGCCTTGCACGGCAACAACAAGAGCGTGGCCGAACTCCGCATGGCGATCGAACACCGCGTCGGCCACATCGTCGTCGACAGCTTCGACGAACTCGACCGCATCGATGCCCTGATGGCGGAGGAGGTCGGACCGACGCCGAAGGTCCTCCTCCGCATCACGCCCGGTGTCGAGGCGCACACCCACGAGTTCATCTCGACCGGGCAGGACGACTCGAAGTTCGGGTTCAACCTCGCCAACGGCGACGCATTGCGGGCCGTCGAGCGTGCCCGCCGCTCGTCGAGTGTCGAGCTCGTCGGCCTGCACTGCCACATCGGCTCCAACGTGTTCGTGGCGTCGAGCTTCGGCAAGGCCGCCGAGGTGATGGCCAACTTCGCCGCACCGTTCGACCTGCCCGAACTCGTCCTCGGCGGCGGTCTCGGCGTTCCCTACGTCGAGGGTGAGGAAGCGCCGACGTTGACACAGTGGGGCAACGTGCTGCGCGACGCGTGCGATGCGCTCGGGGTGCGGTCTCGAGTCGGTGTCGAACCGGGCCGGTCGATCGTCGCAGTGGCGGCGATCACGGTGTACACGCTCGGGACGATCAAGCCGATCCCCGGTGTTCGCACCTACTACTCCGTCGACGGAGGCATGAGCGACAACCCCCGCCCCGTCCTGTACGGATCGGGCTACGAGTCGTTCCTGCCCCGAGCGCCGTTCGCCGACCGAACCGCCGAAGGCCGGCTGGTCGGCAAGCACTGCGAGTCGGGCGACGTACTGCTCCGCGAGGCGCGGCTGCCCGCCGATGCAGCCGTCGGCGATCTGGTCGCCACCCCGGTCACCGGCGCCTACGGCCGATCGATGGGGTCCAACTACAACCAGATCACCCGCCCGCCTGTCGTGTTCGTGCGCGACGGCGATGCCCGGCTGGTCATCCGCCGCGAGACCTTCGACGACCTCCTCGCCACTGACGTCGGTCACTGA